A DNA window from Legionella sp. MW5194 contains the following coding sequences:
- a CDS encoding helix-turn-helix transcriptional regulator yields the protein MNINLVLKALANEKRLKILGWLKEPGKHFSSSHCDVIADGVCVGLIEKKSGLSQSTVSQYLSQLQQAGLISMERRGQWTYCKLNQTLIDEFLAVLKTVL from the coding sequence ATGAACATTAATTTAGTACTTAAAGCCCTGGCGAATGAGAAGCGCTTAAAAATTCTTGGGTGGCTTAAGGAACCGGGAAAACATTTCAGTTCATCGCATTGTGATGTTATTGCCGATGGCGTTTGTGTTGGCCTGATTGAAAAAAAATCGGGTTTGTCGCAATCGACGGTTTCGCAGTATCTGTCGCAATTGCAACAGGCCGGTCTTATCAGCATGGAACGCCGTGGCCAGTGGACTTATTGCAAGTTAAACCAAACACTCATTGACGAATTTCTGGCGGTGTTAAAAACCGTACTGTAA
- a CDS encoding alkene reductase, with product MSLQTLLQPYRLNDDIQLKNRLVMAPMTRNMANDDLSPTPAMADYYARRADAGLIITEGTIIRPDGRGYSHVPGIYTAAHIKGWQAVTEAVHARQGKIFMQIWHVGRVSHPSFLNGQLPLSASATTMTGKVARTKELHYGTSREASLAEIQSLIASYAIAAQNAMEAGFDGIEIHGANGYLIDQFLHYHTNFREDEYGRTFRDKARFALEVVSACIAAIGAKRVGLRLSPGAYLNEITGDSRDAEVFQYLLQQLNEIQPAYVHTGNFDDSVQFSELGNQTMTGFIRQVYHGTVIASGSYALARAAAGIDKGDFDLIAIGRPFIANPDLVERVKAQRPLLNYDASLLSTLW from the coding sequence ATGTCATTGCAAACGTTGCTACAACCCTATCGGCTGAATGACGATATTCAGTTAAAAAACCGCCTCGTCATGGCGCCGATGACGCGCAATATGGCGAATGATGATCTAAGTCCTACTCCGGCCATGGCGGATTATTATGCCAGGCGGGCTGACGCGGGATTAATCATTACGGAAGGAACCATTATCCGGCCAGATGGTCGCGGCTACAGCCATGTTCCGGGTATTTATACGGCGGCTCACATCAAAGGCTGGCAGGCAGTAACTGAAGCTGTGCATGCCCGTCAGGGGAAAATTTTTATGCAGATTTGGCACGTAGGCAGGGTATCTCATCCCTCCTTCTTGAATGGCCAATTACCGCTTTCAGCCTCAGCCACGACGATGACCGGGAAAGTTGCGCGCACGAAGGAGTTGCATTATGGGACTTCACGGGAAGCCTCGCTTGCGGAGATTCAATCGTTAATCGCAAGTTATGCCATAGCCGCACAAAATGCCATGGAAGCCGGTTTTGACGGCATTGAAATTCATGGTGCCAATGGCTATTTGATTGACCAGTTTCTCCACTACCATACCAATTTTCGGGAGGATGAGTACGGGCGTACTTTCCGCGATAAAGCACGCTTTGCGCTGGAGGTGGTCAGTGCCTGCATTGCCGCCATTGGTGCAAAACGGGTGGGCTTGCGCTTGTCGCCCGGTGCCTATTTGAATGAAATCACCGGTGATTCCCGCGATGCGGAAGTATTTCAGTATTTATTGCAACAACTCAATGAAATCCAGCCGGCCTATGTGCACACAGGTAATTTTGATGACAGCGTTCAATTCAGTGAGCTTGGCAATCAAACCATGACTGGGTTTATTCGTCAGGTTTATCATGGCACCGTCATTGCCTCCGGCAGTTACGCGCTGGCGCGTGCCGCAGCGGGTATTGATAAGGGGGATTTTGATTTAATTGCTATCGGGCGACCGTTCATTGCCAATCCCGATCTGGTCGAGCGTGTTAAAGCGCAGCGTCCCTTATTGAACTATGATGCCAGCCTGTTATCGACATTATGGTAA